In a single window of the Proteiniborus ethanoligenes genome:
- the asnS gene encoding asparagine--tRNA ligase yields the protein MDYTLLKDIYRQQHDYLDKTVKISGWVRTIRSSKSFGFIEINDGSFFKNIQIVFDESLSNFEEVSKYPISSALSIEGTLVETPNAKQPFEIKAEKIELEGVSSQDYPLQKKRHSMEYLRTIAHLRPRSNTFSAVFRVRSLAAYAIHKFFQERGFVYVHTPIITGSDAEGAGEMFRVSTLDLLNVPKTEGGKVDFTEDFFGKETNLTVSGQLEAESYALAFRNVYTFGPTFRAENSNTARHAAEFWMIEPEIAFADLKDDMELAEDMLKYIIEYVLENAPEEMEFFNSFIDKGLIERLTNIVNSDFGSITYTEAIELLEKVKDRFEYPVEWGCDLQTEHERYLTEEVFKKPVFVINYPKDIKAFYMRLNDDNKTVAAMDLLVPGIGEIIGGSQREERLEILEKRMEEMDLDKREYWWYLELRKYGGTKHAGFGLGFERAIMYLTGMSNIRDVIPFPRTVNSAEF from the coding sequence ATGGATTATACTTTATTAAAAGACATTTACAGACAGCAACATGATTACCTAGATAAAACTGTTAAAATATCTGGGTGGGTAAGAACTATCAGAAGTTCTAAATCATTTGGGTTTATAGAAATTAATGACGGAAGCTTTTTCAAGAACATTCAAATCGTATTTGACGAAAGCTTATCAAATTTTGAGGAAGTATCAAAATATCCGATTAGCTCAGCTTTATCAATAGAGGGAACATTAGTAGAAACTCCTAATGCCAAGCAACCTTTCGAGATTAAAGCTGAAAAAATTGAACTAGAAGGTGTCTCTAGCCAAGATTATCCATTACAAAAGAAAAGACATAGTATGGAATACTTGAGGACTATTGCTCATTTAAGACCTAGAAGCAATACATTTTCAGCTGTATTTAGGGTTAGATCATTGGCAGCATATGCTATTCATAAATTTTTCCAAGAAAGAGGATTTGTTTATGTACACACACCTATAATAACAGGAAGTGATGCAGAAGGTGCAGGAGAAATGTTTAGAGTATCTACTCTTGATCTTTTAAATGTGCCTAAAACTGAAGGTGGAAAAGTGGATTTCACTGAGGATTTTTTTGGAAAAGAAACAAATTTAACTGTAAGCGGTCAGCTAGAAGCAGAAAGCTATGCATTAGCTTTTAGAAATGTTTATACTTTTGGTCCTACATTTAGAGCAGAGAACTCAAATACTGCAAGACATGCTGCAGAGTTTTGGATGATAGAGCCAGAAATAGCTTTTGCAGATTTAAAGGATGATATGGAATTAGCTGAGGATATGCTAAAATATATAATTGAATATGTTTTAGAAAATGCTCCTGAAGAAATGGAGTTTTTCAACTCCTTTATTGATAAAGGCTTAATTGAAAGATTAACTAATATAGTAAATTCAGATTTTGGCAGCATTACCTATACTGAGGCAATTGAGTTGCTAGAAAAAGTTAAAGATAGATTCGAGTATCCTGTAGAATGGGGATGCGATCTTCAAACAGAGCATGAAAGATATTTGACTGAAGAAGTATTTAAAAAGCCTGTATTTGTAATTAATTATCCAAAGGATATAAAGGCTTTTTATATGAGATTAAATGATGATAACAAAACAGTTGCAGCAATGGATTTATTAGTACCAGGAATAGGCGAAATAATTGGTGGAAGCCAAAGAGAAGAGAGATTGGAAATTCTAGAAAAAAGAATGGAAGAAATGGATCTTGATAAAAGAGAATACTGGTGGTATTTAGAATTAAGAAAATATGGTGGAACTAAGCATGCAGGTTTTGGCTTAGGCTTTGAAAGGGCTATTATGTATCTAACAGGAATGAGTAATATTAGAGATGTTATTCCTTTTCCTAGAACAGTAAATTCAGCTGAATTCTAA
- a CDS encoding DegT/DnrJ/EryC1/StrS family aminotransferase produces MNKKIYVTRPFLPPLEEYIPYIEQIWESGILTNDGEMVKRLEKELSNALGIENLIAVANGTLGLQIAIKALDLTGEIITTPFTFIATLRAIDWQNCTPVFVDIDSETLNIDSKKIEAKITEKTSAILGVHVFSNPCDVESIEAISKKYNLKVIYDAAHSLFVNYKGKSILEYGHISVTSFHAVKLFNTVEGGGCITKSKELEERIKQLRNFGFDKTGNISDIGINAKMSELHAAMGLASLKYIDKIKIYRKEKHDLYKKILSEHEKINFQKIDSEQYNYSYMPVLFQCEKTLLRALENLNKNNIFPRRYFYPSLNKLKMFGVDIERLPVAESISKRILCLPLFYSLEDGDIENICKIILSSLK; encoded by the coding sequence ATGAATAAAAAAATATATGTAACACGTCCTTTTCTTCCACCTCTAGAAGAGTATATTCCGTACATAGAACAAATATGGGAAAGTGGAATATTAACTAACGATGGTGAAATGGTAAAAAGGCTAGAAAAAGAGCTATCAAATGCTCTAGGGATAGAAAATTTAATAGCTGTAGCCAACGGAACACTAGGACTTCAAATTGCAATAAAAGCATTGGATTTAACAGGAGAAATAATTACTACACCATTTACTTTTATTGCAACTCTTAGAGCTATAGATTGGCAGAACTGCACTCCAGTATTTGTAGACATAGATTCAGAAACCTTAAATATAGATTCGAAAAAAATAGAAGCTAAAATTACAGAAAAAACCTCTGCTATTTTAGGAGTACATGTTTTTAGTAATCCCTGTGATGTAGAATCTATAGAAGCAATATCAAAAAAATACAATCTTAAGGTTATATATGACGCTGCACATTCATTGTTTGTTAACTATAAAGGGAAATCCATATTAGAATATGGACATATTTCTGTAACTAGCTTTCATGCAGTTAAGCTTTTTAATACTGTTGAAGGAGGTGGATGTATAACTAAATCAAAGGAGTTAGAAGAAAGGATTAAACAATTAAGGAATTTTGGTTTTGACAAAACTGGAAACATATCAGATATAGGCATCAATGCCAAAATGTCTGAGTTACATGCAGCAATGGGATTAGCATCATTAAAATATATAGATAAAATTAAAATATATAGAAAAGAAAAGCATGATCTATATAAAAAAATACTTTCAGAACATGAGAAAATTAATTTTCAAAAAATAGATTCAGAACAATATAATTACAGCTATATGCCAGTGCTTTTTCAATGTGAAAAAACTCTTTTACGGGCTTTAGAGAATCTTAACAAAAATAATATATTTCCAAGAAGATATTTTTATCCATCCTTAAATAAGCTTAAAATGTTTGGTGTAGACATAGAAAGATTGCCTGTAGCAGAAAGTATTTCAAAAAGAATCTTATGTTTACCCTTATTTTATAGCTTAGAAGATGGAGATATAGAAAATATATGTAAAATAATCCTTAGCTCTTTAAAATAA
- a CDS encoding CsxC family protein has translation MMVNVRAEYPEDYKEIYIDPNIIHIMSQEKKENKEYPEEKLESEEIFMESCPNKQVEIVALASGAVVKIPALLAVLKVQINLESLIELSEPIFHIKEIKKKVNISQCILMQDTEVLFIRGFIRKDISYYTKVNSGYTGAFGEVQTLTINIPFKCTTLVKYNIMEPDKTVKSTIKEFVCIKDKNILDEDISESVKIVYEDLVSINQDTNEYYNEPIYCEIVSSKIIENESLIVNTEVINQEQRIHGIKCDGILYITIRILQNRLITIPAISSGQELTILPKL, from the coding sequence ATGATGGTAAACGTAAGGGCAGAATACCCGGAAGATTATAAAGAAATATACATAGATCCAAATATTATACATATAATGTCACAGGAAAAGAAGGAAAATAAAGAATATCCAGAAGAAAAATTGGAAAGTGAAGAGATTTTTATGGAAAGCTGCCCAAATAAACAGGTTGAAATAGTAGCACTAGCTTCAGGTGCAGTAGTAAAAATTCCAGCTTTACTTGCAGTATTAAAAGTTCAAATAAATTTAGAATCTTTAATTGAGCTTTCGGAGCCTATATTTCATATAAAAGAGATAAAGAAAAAAGTAAATATTTCTCAATGTATATTAATGCAGGACACAGAAGTACTATTTATTAGAGGTTTTATAAGAAAAGATATATCATATTACACAAAGGTTAACTCTGGCTATACTGGAGCATTTGGAGAAGTACAAACATTAACCATCAATATTCCTTTTAAATGTACAACTCTTGTTAAGTACAATATTATGGAGCCAGATAAAACTGTGAAAAGCACAATCAAGGAATTTGTGTGTATTAAGGATAAAAATATTCTAGATGAGGATATATCCGAAAGTGTAAAAATAGTTTATGAGGACCTTGTCTCTATAAATCAAGATACGAATGAATATTATAATGAACCAATATATTGTGAAATTGTTAGTAGTAAGATTATAGAAAATGAAAGCTTAATAGTAAATACAGAAGTAATCAATCAAGAACAAAGAATTCACGGAATAAAGTGTGATGGTATTTTATATATTACAATAAGAATTTTACAAAACAGACTGATTACTATTCCTGCCATATCCTCAGGTCAAGAACTCACTATATTACCAAAATTATGA
- a CDS encoding beta-1,6-N-acetylglucosaminyltransferase, producing the protein MKIGYLILAHKSPNQLKRLVNRLYVSDSVIYIHLDKKTKELDFYEALADKKDVKFIKNNIVANWGGFSLVEATLIGLREMLKNHKDIEYISLLSGLDYPIKSNRYIADYFKKRRGKEFIHFDPFPTKELQDGGMDRIEYYYDYDNNIMRKDKYELEMKAMGVKRKFIKGLKPYHGSQWWSLTRQCLEYVLDYIDNNKEIINFYRYTRFSDEQIFQTVIMNSGFSKNVINNNLRYIDWSNINKKTLHWIDNPPHPKILTASDYNLLIKSRHLFARKFEEEVDRNILDKIDTFL; encoded by the coding sequence ATGAAGATTGGCTATTTAATATTGGCACATAAAAGCCCTAATCAGCTAAAAAGACTTGTTAATAGGCTATATGTAAGTGACTCTGTCATATATATACACTTAGATAAAAAGACTAAAGAATTGGATTTTTATGAAGCTTTAGCAGATAAAAAAGATGTAAAGTTCATTAAGAATAATATTGTAGCTAATTGGGGAGGTTTTAGCCTTGTAGAAGCTACTCTGATTGGACTTAGAGAAATGTTAAAAAATCATAAAGATATTGAATATATATCATTGCTGAGCGGGCTAGATTATCCAATTAAAAGCAACAGATATATTGCAGATTACTTTAAAAAAAGAAGGGGAAAAGAGTTTATTCACTTTGATCCGTTCCCTACTAAAGAACTACAAGATGGAGGTATGGATAGGATTGAATACTATTACGATTATGATAATAATATTATGAGGAAAGACAAATATGAACTTGAAATGAAAGCAATGGGAGTAAAAAGAAAGTTCATAAAAGGTTTAAAACCGTATCATGGTTCTCAGTGGTGGTCATTAACTAGACAATGCTTAGAATATGTTTTGGATTATATAGATAATAATAAAGAGATAATTAATTTCTATAGATACACAAGATTTTCAGATGAGCAGATATTTCAGACTGTTATAATGAACTCTGGCTTTTCTAAGAATGTAATTAACAATAACTTAAGATATATTGATTGGTCAAATATAAACAAAAAAACATTACATTGGATAGACAATCCCCCACATCCCAAGATCCTTACTGCCTCAGATTATAATTTATTAATTAAATCAAGGCATTTATTTGCAAGGAAATTTGAAGAAGAAGTTGATAGAAATATATTAGATAAAATTGATACCTTCTTGTAG
- a CDS encoding SEC-C metal-binding domain-containing protein, whose product MSLYKEWTNIAYEERDQKEYNEFWSIYLDKEKNVYKSILESKENILTGSIEELSDKYNLDSTTFVGFIDGINTSLINPVEIEKLEENSDVKLEIDFEKLYFNMLNAKAPWLYELPEWEEILSKEKRKEITKEYRASKVIVKEKKIGRNEPCPCGSGKKYKKCCGQ is encoded by the coding sequence ATGAGTTTATATAAAGAATGGACAAATATAGCATATGAAGAAAGAGACCAAAAAGAATATAATGAATTTTGGAGCATTTATTTAGATAAAGAAAAAAATGTATATAAGAGCATACTAGAAAGTAAAGAAAATATTTTAACTGGTAGCATTGAAGAGCTTTCAGACAAATACAATCTGGATTCTACTACATTTGTAGGCTTTATAGATGGAATAAATACAAGCTTAATAAACCCCGTTGAAATAGAAAAACTTGAAGAAAATAGTGATGTTAAATTAGAGATAGATTTTGAAAAACTATATTTCAATATGCTAAATGCTAAGGCACCTTGGCTTTACGAGCTTCCAGAGTGGGAAGAAATCTTAAGCAAGGAAAAGAGGAAGGAAATAACAAAGGAATATAGAGCATCTAAAGTAATCGTAAAAGAAAAGAAGATAGGAAGGAATGAACCTTGTCCATGTGGCAGCGGTAAAAAGTATAAGAAATGCTGTGGACAATAA
- a CDS encoding CsxC family protein: MSYTDNYQYGSKISYGKAATNSVVKTEANSICKPGKSICTDVTSSTLISAENYPVDLAPIVTGVVAKVPVVLAELTVQVNVDSIIELPEPAIEIKNIRKHLKITQCLLLQNTNMLFVKGFVRKNIDYSTLGCSNSKGICGDIKHCTIDVPFKFTTPVEFNGIEPAPIVNRTESEFQYFRERELFGPEFADKDKLLSGDLSEFNQTTTEYFNELPFCELISSRIVEFDEYLNPTKPHKTTVPFEERVFKNIEEKMVVFITLKILQKRQVAIGGC; the protein is encoded by the coding sequence ATGTCTTATACAGACAATTACCAATATGGTTCAAAAATAAGCTATGGAAAGGCTGCGACAAACTCTGTTGTTAAAACAGAAGCTAATAGTATCTGCAAACCTGGAAAATCTATATGTACTGATGTCACATCCTCAACCTTAATAAGTGCTGAAAATTATCCTGTGGACTTAGCACCTATTGTAACTGGAGTAGTAGCAAAGGTACCAGTTGTATTAGCAGAGCTTACAGTGCAAGTAAATGTTGATTCAATTATTGAGCTACCTGAGCCAGCTATTGAAATCAAAAACATTAGAAAGCATCTAAAGATTACTCAATGCTTATTATTACAAAACACCAACATGCTATTTGTAAAAGGCTTTGTAAGAAAGAACATTGATTATAGTACACTTGGATGCTCAAATTCTAAAGGTATATGTGGAGATATCAAGCATTGCACTATAGATGTACCATTTAAGTTTACTACACCAGTTGAGTTTAACGGAATAGAACCAGCCCCAATAGTAAATAGAACCGAATCAGAATTCCAATACTTTAGAGAAAGAGAGCTATTTGGACCAGAGTTTGCAGATAAAGATAAGCTTCTGTCTGGCGACCTATCAGAGTTTAATCAAACAACAACTGAATACTTCAATGAACTACCTTTCTGTGAACTAATTAGCAGTAGAATTGTAGAATTTGATGAGTATCTAAATCCAACTAAACCTCATAAAACTACAGTACCATTTGAAGAAAGAGTATTTAAAAACATTGAAGAAAAAATGGTTGTTTTCATCACATTAAAGATACTTCAAAAACGTCAGGTTGCTATTGGCGGATGCTAA
- a CDS encoding glycosyltransferase produces the protein MKNTSKILSKSIKYKLANAKKNNPVNKKINASKTDKNIGDNKLSPKNANTTGNNGVSVITCTHMYCYMNNIINNFLRQNYKKKELIIILNNNSLNLKEWKLKVKAYKNIKIFKIDEKITVGSCMNFAVKKSKYNFIANFDHDDYYGQNYLNDFMKVVKNVDAGLFGKKTQFVFFEKSNTLAIRNPNSENKYVDFIDGPTVFFKKSIFKKVKYIDSDMADLQLSYDCTKANIKIYSINKENFCYIRKASKDMHTWKIEDENFLSLPFFVLGKTKNFIKHVDINQQTSHYL, from the coding sequence TTGAAAAATACTAGTAAAATATTGTCTAAGTCCATAAAATATAAACTAGCGAATGCAAAAAAAAACAATCCTGTAAACAAAAAAATTAATGCTTCTAAAACCGACAAAAATATTGGAGATAATAAACTCTCTCCTAAAAATGCTAATACTACTGGTAATAATGGTGTATCAGTTATAACTTGTACTCACATGTACTGCTATATGAACAATATAATAAACAATTTTTTAAGACAAAACTACAAAAAAAAAGAACTAATTATTATTCTAAACAATAACAGTCTAAATCTTAAGGAATGGAAACTGAAAGTAAAAGCTTATAAAAATATAAAAATTTTTAAAATTGATGAAAAAATAACTGTAGGCTCTTGTATGAACTTTGCTGTAAAGAAAAGTAAATATAATTTTATAGCAAATTTTGACCACGATGACTATTATGGGCAAAATTATTTGAACGATTTTATGAAGGTTGTAAAGAATGTAGATGCAGGCTTGTTCGGTAAAAAAACACAATTTGTTTTTTTTGAAAAGTCAAATACTCTTGCCATCAGAAATCCAAATAGCGAAAACAAATATGTTGACTTTATTGACGGTCCTACAGTATTTTTTAAAAAGAGTATATTCAAAAAGGTAAAATATATAGACTCAGATATGGCAGATTTACAGCTATCATATGATTGTACTAAGGCTAATATAAAAATTTACTCCATAAATAAAGAAAATTTTTGCTATATTAGAAAAGCATCCAAGGATATGCATACATGGAAAATAGAAGATGAAAATTTTCTATCTCTACCTTTTTTTGTCTTAGGTAAAACAAAGAACTTTATAAAGCATGTCGATATTAACCAACAAACAAGTCACTATCTTTAA
- a CDS encoding ATP-grasp domain-containing protein, translating into MKKRILVLPCGSETGLEINRALAYSKDFELVGASSQDSNHGRYVYKNYIKIKSYIDDVNFIEELNWLVNKYKIDFIFPAHDSVVLKLSECRNKIEATVICPSYETCRVCREKSRTYELFKNIVKTPIIYRNIHASIEFPVFLKPNVGQGSKGTYLAKSIEEIEFYRKLDNTLLILEYLPGREYTVDCFTDRFSKLVFFGGRERKRIYNGISVDTCPIEDSRFKEMAEKINNTLDMRGVWFFQVKENKDGEFVLLEIGPRVAGSMGLYRSLGVNLPLLSLYDRLEVNTKLIPNSFHIEMDRALSCKFNINYYYENIYVDLDDCLIQNGKVNPLIIGFLFQCINNGKKIFLLTKHSGDLLEHLKLFRIRELFDGIIQIEKSKEKLNYIKTSASIFIDDSFDERYKVNKELNIPTFDINAVEALLDWKV; encoded by the coding sequence ATGAAAAAAAGAATTTTAGTACTTCCCTGTGGATCAGAAACTGGCTTAGAAATTAATAGAGCTCTTGCATATTCTAAGGATTTTGAGTTAGTTGGTGCTTCAAGTCAGGATTCAAATCATGGAAGATATGTATATAAGAATTATATAAAAATAAAATCTTATATAGATGATGTGAATTTTATTGAAGAGCTAAACTGGCTTGTAAATAAATATAAAATAGATTTTATTTTCCCTGCTCATGACAGTGTAGTACTGAAGCTTTCTGAATGCAGAAATAAGATAGAAGCTACAGTCATATGCCCATCTTACGAAACATGCAGAGTCTGCAGAGAAAAAAGTAGGACCTATGAGTTATTTAAAAATATAGTCAAAACTCCAATCATATATAGAAATATTCATGCTAGTATAGAATTTCCTGTTTTTTTAAAGCCAAATGTAGGTCAGGGGTCTAAAGGAACTTACTTAGCTAAATCAATAGAAGAAATAGAGTTTTATCGAAAGCTAGATAATACTCTTTTAATTTTAGAATATTTACCAGGTAGAGAATATACAGTAGATTGCTTTACAGATAGATTTTCAAAGCTAGTATTTTTTGGAGGAAGGGAAAGAAAAAGAATATATAATGGCATTAGTGTAGATACCTGTCCAATTGAAGATAGTCGGTTCAAAGAAATGGCAGAAAAGATAAATAATACTCTAGATATGAGAGGTGTATGGTTTTTTCAAGTTAAAGAAAATAAGGATGGAGAATTTGTTTTATTAGAAATAGGCCCTAGAGTTGCTGGTTCTATGGGCTTATACAGAAGTCTTGGAGTTAATCTTCCTTTATTAAGTCTTTATGACAGACTTGAGGTTAATACAAAACTTATACCTAATTCATTTCATATAGAGATGGATAGAGCATTAAGCTGTAAGTTTAATATAAACTATTATTATGAAAATATATATGTGGATTTAGATGATTGTCTAATACAAAATGGTAAAGTTAATCCATTAATAATAGGATTCCTGTTTCAGTGCATAAATAATGGTAAAAAAATATTTCTATTAACAAAACATAGTGGCGACTTATTAGAGCACCTTAAATTGTTTAGAATACGTGAATTATTTGATGGTATTATTCAGATTGAAAAAAGTAAAGAAAAGTTAAACTATATTAAAACTTCTGCATCAATATTTATTGATGATTCATTTGATGAAAGATACAAAGTAAATAAAGAGCTTAACATACCAACCTTTGATATAAATGCAGTAGAAGCTTTATTAGACTGGAAGGTATAG